The proteins below come from a single Sphingomicrobium sediminis genomic window:
- a CDS encoding ABC transporter ATP-binding protein — translation MSDLLIDLSDIRLSLGSGASRVDILKGLDLQVERGETLAILGPSGSGKSSLMAVMAGLEKADAGAARIVGEDLGALSEDRLAQLRGRRIGIILQDFQLLPTMTARENVAVPLELAGAKDAFERAETELARVGLGERLTHYPSELSGGEQQRVAIARATAPGPELLLADEPTGNLDSATGEAIIELLFERAKAREAGLVVITHDPALAERADRTLYMRDGKLSA, via the coding sequence TTGTCCGACCTGTTGATCGACCTATCCGACATCCGCCTGAGCCTCGGCAGCGGCGCCTCGCGGGTCGACATATTGAAAGGCCTCGACCTCCAGGTCGAGCGCGGCGAAACGCTCGCCATCCTCGGGCCGTCTGGCTCGGGCAAGTCCTCGCTGATGGCGGTGATGGCGGGGCTCGAGAAAGCCGATGCCGGCGCGGCGCGCATCGTCGGGGAAGATCTCGGCGCGCTCAGCGAAGACCGGCTGGCGCAGCTGCGCGGCCGCCGGATCGGCATCATCCTCCAGGATTTCCAGCTGCTCCCGACGATGACGGCGCGCGAGAATGTCGCGGTGCCGCTCGAGCTTGCAGGCGCCAAGGATGCTTTCGAACGTGCCGAAACCGAACTGGCGCGCGTCGGCCTCGGCGAACGTCTCACCCATTATCCGTCGGAATTGTCGGGGGGCGAGCAGCAGCGCGTCGCCATCGCCCGGGCCACCGCGCCGGGTCCCGAATTGCTGCTAGCGGACGAGCCGACCGGCAATCTCGACAGCGCGACGGGCGAGGCGATCATCGAATTGCTGTTCGAACGCGCCAAGGCGCGCGAGGCCGGATTGGTCGTGATCACCCATGACCCCGCGCTGGCCGAACGCGCCGACCGCACGCTCTACATGCGCGATGGAAAGTTGTCGGCGTGA
- a CDS encoding L,D-transpeptidase family protein, which yields MIKNVALMKLAAASFLIPASAAFAMQDAQPVEEAASEVAEAAAEVEAEAQDAQESTVKFRPYAYAPAEWNADQAEMLAAAIDNIYAHGLDPADYDAAGLRALIEAGEGEALSAAATERFNKLSGDIALGHVRGEDRVDWYIVDTDMNGHQQRALLDRFLGGEDLRALLEGLAPTHPQYAALQNALATELAKGEEADAEAIADIRSNLDRWRWLPRDLGDRYIIVNVPAYTVALVEDGRTVSRHRGVAGAVDTPTPQLMAEATGVIFNPYWNVPKSIEPEVRGKAGYEKIPLGNGEFRYRQPPGPNNSLGMVKFVMYNEHAIYLHDTNARGLFSDNSRAYSHGCIRTENILGLATMLLEEDGGDWSGQKTIDVVNSGKNTGAQFVNPLPVYIVYFSVAAKGDGSIIHYNDVYSRDAQVIAALDDAPAIDLSPAGEELGEEMAEAF from the coding sequence GTGATCAAGAATGTTGCCCTGATGAAGCTTGCTGCCGCGAGCTTCCTGATTCCGGCCTCGGCTGCCTTCGCCATGCAGGACGCACAGCCGGTCGAAGAGGCCGCAAGCGAAGTCGCCGAAGCGGCTGCAGAAGTCGAAGCCGAAGCGCAGGACGCGCAGGAGAGCACGGTCAAATTCCGTCCCTATGCCTATGCGCCGGCCGAATGGAACGCCGACCAGGCCGAGATGCTCGCCGCCGCGATCGACAATATCTATGCGCACGGTCTCGACCCTGCCGATTATGACGCTGCGGGTCTTCGCGCGCTGATCGAAGCCGGTGAAGGCGAGGCGCTGTCCGCCGCCGCCACCGAACGGTTCAACAAATTGTCCGGCGACATCGCGCTCGGCCATGTTCGCGGCGAGGACCGTGTCGACTGGTATATCGTCGATACCGACATGAACGGGCACCAGCAGCGCGCCCTGCTCGACCGCTTCCTCGGCGGTGAGGATTTGAGGGCGCTGCTCGAGGGCCTCGCCCCCACTCACCCGCAATATGCCGCGCTGCAAAATGCGCTGGCGACCGAACTGGCCAAGGGCGAGGAAGCCGATGCCGAGGCGATTGCCGACATCCGCTCCAACCTCGACCGCTGGCGCTGGCTGCCGCGCGACCTTGGCGACCGCTACATCATCGTCAACGTGCCGGCCTACACGGTCGCGCTTGTCGAAGATGGCCGCACCGTCTCGCGCCATCGCGGCGTTGCGGGCGCAGTCGACACGCCGACCCCGCAGCTGATGGCCGAAGCCACCGGCGTCATCTTCAATCCCTATTGGAACGTGCCCAAGTCGATCGAACCCGAAGTTCGCGGCAAGGCCGGGTACGAGAAGATCCCGCTGGGCAATGGCGAATTCCGTTATCGCCAGCCGCCGGGTCCGAACAACTCGCTCGGGATGGTCAAGTTCGTCATGTATAACGAGCATGCCATCTACCTGCATGACACCAATGCCCGCGGCCTGTTCAGCGACAATAGTCGCGCTTATTCGCATGGCTGCATCCGCACCGAGAATATTCTCGGCCTGGCGACGATGCTGCTTGAAGAAGATGGCGGCGATTGGTCGGGCCAGAAGACGATCGACGTCGTCAATTCGGGTAAGAATACTGGCGCGCAATTCGTCAATCCGCTGCCCGTCTACATCGTATACTTCTCGGTTGCCGCGAAGGGCGATGGCTCGATCATCCACTATAATGACGTCTACAGCCGCGATGCCCAGGTAATCGCCGCGCTCGACGACGCGCCCGCCATCGACCTGTCGCCCGCCGGCGAAGAGCTTGGCGAGGAAATGGCCGAAGCCTTCTAA
- a CDS encoding murein L,D-transpeptidase catalytic domain family protein — translation MAGFGSLMLPAAAHAAATDPKSITPNSRSDVRFRPYAGGDAVDPALVARAREALDRHSSRIANRDRIGIVDYSKRSNLKRFHVLDMNSGQTTSHLVSHGRGSDRNHNGYLDNFSNRVGSLASSSGAYVTANRYTGKYGPSMRLHGLDWSNSNAFQRAIVMHPAWYAEADMVAKHGKLGRSEGCFAFGKRDHWTVMNLLGDGRLIYADKLA, via the coding sequence ATGGCAGGGTTCGGGAGCTTGATGCTGCCGGCTGCCGCGCATGCTGCCGCGACCGATCCGAAGAGCATCACCCCCAATAGCCGCAGCGACGTGCGCTTCCGCCCCTATGCCGGCGGCGACGCGGTCGATCCCGCACTGGTGGCGCGGGCCCGCGAGGCGCTCGATCGCCATTCGAGCCGCATCGCCAATCGCGATCGTATCGGCATCGTCGATTATTCGAAGCGGTCGAACCTCAAGCGCTTTCACGTCCTCGACATGAATTCGGGCCAGACCACCAGCCACCTGGTGAGCCATGGCCGCGGTTCGGACCGCAACCATAACGGCTATCTCGACAATTTCTCGAACCGGGTCGGCAGCCTTGCCAGCTCGTCGGGCGCCTATGTCACGGCCAACCGCTATACCGGTAAGTATGGCCCCTCGATGCGCCTGCACGGTCTCGACTGGAGCAACTCCAACGCCTTCCAGCGTGCCATCGTCATGCACCCGGCCTGGTATGCCGAGGCGGACATGGTCGCCAAGCATGGCAAGCTGGGTCGTTCCGAAGGCTGCTTCGCCTTCGGCAAGCGCGATCATTGGACGGTGATGAACCTGCTTGGCGATGGCCGCCTGATCTACGCCGACAAGCTGGCCTAG
- a CDS encoding pyridoxine 5'-phosphate synthase: MPNNLRLGVNIDHVATVRNARGGDHPDPVRAAEIVASVGGDGITAHLREDRRHIRDEDLKRIQDATDLPLNLEMAATDEMLAIALRHQPHAACIVPEKREERTTEGGLDAAGQHNHLARYVGALQDAGIRVSLFIEASERQLDAANRLGAPVVEFHTGEYAHAFFDGDSERIASELKRVTDMAALAAKNGIEPHAGHGLTYENVQPIAAIPQLAELNIGHYLIGEAIFHGLAPAVLKMRELMDEARG; encoded by the coding sequence ATGCCCAATAATTTGCGCCTCGGGGTCAATATCGACCATGTCGCGACCGTGCGGAATGCGCGCGGCGGGGATCATCCCGATCCGGTCCGCGCCGCCGAGATCGTCGCATCGGTCGGTGGCGACGGGATCACCGCGCACCTGCGCGAGGACCGCCGCCATATCCGCGACGAGGATCTGAAGCGCATCCAGGATGCGACCGACCTGCCGCTCAATCTCGAAATGGCGGCTACCGACGAGATGCTCGCCATCGCGCTCAGGCATCAGCCGCACGCCGCCTGCATCGTCCCCGAAAAGCGCGAGGAGCGCACGACCGAGGGCGGGCTGGACGCGGCAGGCCAGCACAATCATCTCGCCCGCTATGTCGGCGCGCTGCAGGATGCGGGCATCCGTGTCAGCCTGTTCATCGAGGCGAGTGAGCGCCAACTGGACGCCGCCAACCGCCTCGGCGCGCCGGTGGTCGAATTCCATACCGGCGAATATGCGCACGCCTTCTTCGATGGCGACAGCGAGCGGATCGCATCGGAGCTGAAGCGGGTCACCGACATGGCCGCGCTGGCTGCCAAGAACGGCATCGAACCCCATGCCGGGCACGGTCTCACCTACGAAAATGTCCAGCCGATCGCCGCCATCCCGCAATTGGCCGAGCTTAATATCGGCCATTATTTGATCGGCGAAGCCATCTTCCACGGCCTCGCGCCCGCCGTGCTCAAGATGCGCGAACTGATGGACGAGGCGCGCGGATGA
- the pyrE gene encoding orotate phosphoribosyltransferase — MTEDEILAEFRSANALLEGHFILSSGKRSAAYLQCARVLMDPARASRLAEALADKLPESLRESIDCVVSPAMGGVIIGHEMGRALGKDAMFLERPDGVFYLRRGFTLDKGAKVLMVEDVVTTGLSSREAIAAVGEEGGEVVAEVALVNRGGGSDLGVPFFSLIDLDIPTYDPDGLPPELAAIPAVKPGSRA; from the coding sequence GTGACCGAAGACGAGATTTTGGCAGAATTCCGTAGCGCAAATGCGTTGCTGGAGGGACATTTCATCCTCTCCTCGGGCAAGCGCAGCGCGGCCTATCTGCAATGCGCGCGCGTGCTGATGGACCCGGCGCGGGCGAGCCGGCTGGCAGAGGCATTGGCCGATAAATTGCCGGAATCACTGCGCGAATCCATCGATTGCGTGGTCTCGCCCGCTATGGGCGGCGTCATCATCGGACATGAAATGGGCCGTGCGCTCGGCAAGGATGCAATGTTCCTCGAGCGCCCCGACGGTGTCTTCTACCTGCGCCGCGGCTTCACGCTCGACAAGGGTGCCAAGGTGCTCATGGTCGAGGATGTCGTCACCACCGGCCTGTCGAGCCGCGAGGCCATCGCTGCCGTCGGCGAAGAAGGCGGCGAGGTTGTTGCCGAGGTCGCGCTGGTCAATCGTGGCGGGGGCAGCGATCTGGGCGTGCCCTTCTTCTCGCTGATCGACCTCGATATTCCGACTTACGATCCCGACGGCCTGCCGCCAGAACTGGCGGCGATCCCTGCAGTGAAGCCCGGCAGTCGCGCGTGA
- a CDS encoding FKBP-type peptidyl-prolyl cis-trans isomerase — translation MSATQVPLRPIAKGSVAKFWLAILALIAVGVALAALSTAPVRGETTESGLNIRVIEEGDGDPLTANDAALLEYEGSLASTGEVFDSTIDNPVPMIPEGHIPGFDEGLLKMRAGGEYRITIPADIAYGADGRPPVIPPNSDLVFRIKILEIGRDLAPMIRMQQQQMAPPMPPMPQDEAGQ, via the coding sequence ATGTCGGCAACCCAGGTTCCGTTGCGCCCGATCGCCAAGGGTTCGGTCGCCAAGTTCTGGCTCGCTATCCTCGCACTCATCGCCGTCGGCGTTGCGCTTGCCGCGCTGTCGACCGCACCGGTGCGTGGCGAAACCACCGAGAGCGGGCTCAACATCCGCGTGATCGAGGAAGGCGACGGCGATCCGCTAACCGCCAACGATGCCGCCCTGCTCGAATATGAGGGCAGCCTGGCCTCGACCGGCGAAGTCTTCGACAGCACGATCGACAATCCGGTGCCGATGATCCCCGAGGGTCACATCCCGGGCTTCGACGAAGGGCTCCTCAAGATGCGCGCGGGCGGTGAATATCGCATCACCATCCCTGCCGACATCGCTTATGGCGCCGATGGCCGTCCGCCGGTCATTCCGCCCAATTCGGATCTCGTCTTCCGCATCAAGATCCTGGAAATCGGCCGCGACCTCGCGCCGATGATCCGGATGCAGCAGCAGCAGATGGCTCCGCCTATGCCGCCGATGCCGCAGGACGAAGCGGGCCAGTAG
- a CDS encoding serine hydrolase domain-containing protein, translating to MKRLLLIPVAIALGGCPPTEKHIRGGAAAPPSIVYSTAVGQALDEGNFIGAFAWSGLDGDWPELTNNNAPWPWASVTKQIVATLVMQQVDAGRMALDAPAYAYLPEIGEGSPTVRQLLQHQSGLRNPDESDPDAEGLPSFYTDGPTGLDWCLAERGPVPSEGWSYNNCDYIVLGAMLERLTGKTLADLMQRDIFEPAGIKYTDFADVESDWGIFGAEEEMLARVARYGASAGLVGQPREMVKFDRALMDGLLLSEEARAEMWAGDPALGYMGLGQWSFPAPLAGCEEPVQLVERRGGIGPYQIRNFIAPDRGAALALLTYQPDFEFGEIWTGEGFSFDVLSAALCGEGDAQ from the coding sequence GTGAAACGACTGCTGCTCATCCCGGTCGCGATCGCGCTGGGCGGCTGTCCGCCAACCGAAAAACATATTCGCGGCGGGGCCGCCGCACCGCCGAGCATCGTCTACTCGACCGCTGTCGGCCAAGCGCTCGACGAGGGCAACTTCATCGGCGCGTTCGCCTGGTCGGGGCTGGATGGCGACTGGCCCGAGCTCACCAACAATAATGCACCGTGGCCATGGGCGTCTGTCACCAAGCAGATCGTCGCGACCTTGGTGATGCAGCAAGTCGATGCCGGCCGGATGGCGCTCGATGCGCCCGCTTATGCCTATTTGCCCGAGATTGGCGAGGGGTCGCCGACGGTCCGCCAATTGCTTCAGCACCAATCGGGCCTGCGCAATCCCGACGAGAGCGATCCGGATGCGGAGGGCCTGCCGTCTTTTTATACAGATGGACCGACCGGGCTCGACTGGTGCCTTGCCGAGCGTGGCCCGGTGCCGAGCGAGGGCTGGTCCTACAATAATTGCGATTACATCGTCTTGGGCGCGATGCTCGAACGGCTGACTGGCAAGACTCTCGCCGATCTCATGCAGCGCGACATCTTCGAACCTGCCGGCATCAAATATACCGACTTTGCCGACGTCGAATCCGATTGGGGCATTTTCGGTGCCGAGGAAGAGATGCTCGCCCGGGTCGCACGCTATGGCGCCTCGGCCGGCCTGGTTGGCCAACCGCGCGAGATGGTCAAGTTCGACCGCGCTCTGATGGACGGCCTGTTGCTCAGCGAGGAAGCCCGCGCCGAAATGTGGGCGGGCGATCCCGCGCTCGGCTACATGGGGCTCGGCCAATGGTCCTTCCCCGCACCGCTTGCGGGCTGCGAAGAACCGGTGCAGCTGGTCGAACGCCGCGGCGGGATCGGGCCCTATCAGATCCGCAACTTCATCGCGCCCGACCGCGGGGCGGCGCTTGCATTGCTGACCTATCAGCCCGATTTCGAGTTTGGAGAGATCTGGACCGGCGAGGGTTTTTCCTTCGACGTGCTGTCGGCTGCTTTATGTGGGGAGGGTGATGCCCAATAA
- a CDS encoding PilZ domain-containing protein — MVKARIAPVDPAHERRRAKRHDIDLDAQVREMGAEGHEARLLNISDHGFMAEVTEGDYEVGARIWLLLPDGNRASALIKWTSGVNLGAEFAEPVDAKSIALD, encoded by the coding sequence ATGGTCAAAGCGCGGATCGCGCCGGTCGATCCCGCCCATGAGCGGCGGCGTGCCAAGCGGCACGATATCGACCTCGACGCACAGGTGCGCGAAATGGGTGCGGAAGGGCATGAGGCCCGTTTGCTCAACATTTCCGATCATGGCTTCATGGCCGAAGTAACCGAGGGCGATTATGAGGTCGGTGCCCGTATCTGGTTGCTGCTGCCCGACGGCAATCGCGCCAGCGCGCTCATCAAATGGACCAGCGGCGTGAATCTGGGTGCCGAATTTGCCGAACCCGTGGACGCCAAGTCGATCGCTCTCGACTAG
- the coxB gene encoding cytochrome c oxidase subunit II — MILKRWLLALLAITLLPNAAMAAVDTPIGELVAVQPDLDGTTADEAAAEIPDWVGLDATEGYYGPSDAARGIQTQVTEVGQQAQGFHDNMLLPIITAISIFVLILMIYAMVRFRRAANPEPSRTTHNTAIEVIWTLVPVLILLVIAVPSIGLIRAQYDQPPADVVIKVTGQQWHWDYEYPDHGEIKFSSYMLREEDDPDRNTSSRPRTDADGPALLAVDERVVIPAGKVVKLIITADPGGVIHSFAMPAFWLKMDAVPGRLNETWVKVDEPGLYFGQCSELCGARHAYMPIAIEVVSDEEFEAWVASKGGAMPEDIAAAAAAEEAADAANDNDEAADDAADTTA, encoded by the coding sequence ATGATCTTGAAACGCTGGCTCCTGGCCCTTCTGGCCATCACCCTCCTGCCCAACGCAGCGATGGCTGCGGTCGACACGCCGATCGGCGAACTCGTCGCCGTGCAGCCCGATCTCGACGGTACGACCGCCGACGAAGCTGCGGCCGAAATCCCCGACTGGGTCGGTCTCGATGCGACCGAAGGCTATTACGGTCCCAGCGATGCGGCGCGCGGCATCCAGACGCAGGTCACCGAAGTCGGCCAGCAGGCGCAGGGCTTCCACGACAACATGCTCCTGCCGATCATCACCGCGATCAGCATCTTCGTGCTTATCCTGATGATCTACGCGATGGTGCGTTTCCGGCGCGCCGCCAACCCGGAGCCAAGCCGCACCACCCACAATACCGCGATCGAGGTCATCTGGACCCTCGTCCCGGTGCTCATCCTGCTGGTGATCGCGGTGCCGTCGATCGGCCTCATCCGCGCCCAGTATGACCAGCCGCCGGCCGACGTCGTCATCAAGGTGACCGGCCAGCAGTGGCACTGGGATTACGAATATCCCGACCATGGCGAGATCAAGTTCTCGAGCTACATGCTGCGCGAGGAAGACGATCCCGATCGCAACACTAGCAGCCGTCCGCGCACCGATGCCGACGGCCCGGCCCTGCTCGCGGTCGACGAACGCGTCGTCATTCCCGCCGGCAAGGTCGTCAAGCTGATCATCACTGCCGATCCGGGCGGCGTCATCCACAGCTTCGCGATGCCCGCCTTCTGGCTCAAGATGGACGCGGTCCCCGGCCGCCTCAACGAGACCTGGGTCAAGGTCGACGAGCCGGGCCTCTATTTCGGCCAATGCTCGGAGCTTTGCGGTGCGCGTCACGCCTACATGCCGATCGCCATCGAAGTGGTGAGCGACGAGGAATTCGAAGCCTGGGTCGCCTCCAAGGGCGGCGCCATGCCCGAGGACATCGCTGCTGCGGCCGCTGCCGAAGAGGCTGCCGACGCCGCCAACGACAATGACGAAGCGGCCGACGATGCCGCCGACACGACTGCGTAA
- the acpS gene encoding holo-ACP synthase: MIVGLGSDLCNIERIQNSLDRYGERFLQRVFTEIEQAKAKRRPYTIAGTLAKRFAAKEAFSKAVGTGFKRGVYMKDIGTVNAPSGAPTLELTGGAKAQLDSLTPAGHQMRIHLTLTDDHPWAQAYVILEAIPTE, encoded by the coding sequence ATGATCGTCGGCCTCGGATCGGACCTCTGCAATATCGAGCGCATCCAGAATTCGCTCGACCGTTATGGCGAGCGGTTCCTGCAGCGCGTTTTCACCGAGATCGAGCAGGCCAAGGCCAAGCGCCGTCCCTATACGATCGCCGGCACGCTGGCGAAGCGCTTCGCGGCCAAGGAGGCTTTCTCCAAGGCGGTCGGTACCGGCTTCAAGCGCGGCGTCTATATGAAGGATATCGGCACGGTGAATGCGCCCTCGGGTGCGCCGACGCTGGAATTGACGGGTGGAGCGAAGGCGCAGCTCGACAGTTTGACGCCTGCAGGGCATCAGATGCGCATTCATCTCACCCTCACCGACGACCACCCATGGGCGCAGGCCTACGTCATCCTCGAGGCCATACCGACCGAGTAA
- a CDS encoding arylesterase — protein MTRFLFAILILFLPLSTGSAQPSTEGDEGALVLAFGDSLTAGYGLDAGLGFAPQLEDALRREGLAASVVDAGVSGDTTSGGLDRVDWTLENLPRSPDLVILELGGNDMLRGIDPAIVRTNLSALIERFEAEGATVLLAGMRAAPNYDPEYVATFDAIYPELASEYGVALYPFFLEGVAAEPGMMQRDGIHPTFAGIKRIVTGILPSVEEALDD, from the coding sequence ATGACCCGCTTTCTATTCGCCATATTGATCCTGTTCCTGCCGCTTTCGACCGGCTCGGCCCAGCCTTCGACGGAGGGAGATGAAGGCGCGCTCGTGCTGGCCTTCGGCGACAGCCTGACTGCTGGCTACGGGCTCGATGCGGGCCTCGGCTTTGCGCCCCAGCTCGAAGATGCACTGCGCCGCGAAGGGCTTGCCGCAAGCGTTGTCGATGCCGGCGTATCGGGCGACACGACCAGCGGCGGGCTGGACCGCGTCGACTGGACGCTGGAAAACCTGCCGCGCTCGCCCGACCTCGTCATCCTCGAGCTTGGCGGCAACGACATGCTGCGCGGCATCGATCCGGCGATCGTGCGGACAAATCTTTCGGCGCTGATCGAACGGTTCGAAGCCGAAGGTGCCACTGTCCTGCTTGCCGGGATGCGCGCCGCGCCCAATTACGATCCCGAATATGTCGCCACCTTCGATGCCATCTATCCCGAGCTTGCGAGCGAATATGGCGTCGCGCTTTATCCCTTCTTCCTCGAAGGCGTCGCGGCCGAACCGGGGATGATGCAGCGCGACGGCATCCATCCGACCTTTGCGGGGATCAAGCGGATCGTGACGGGCATCCTGCCGAGCGTCGAAGAGGCGCTCGACGACTAG
- the rpsU gene encoding 30S ribosomal protein S21 produces MQIIVRDNNVDQALRALKKKLQREGVYREMKLRRHYEKPSEKRAREKAAAVRRARKLERKRMEREGGR; encoded by the coding sequence ATGCAGATTATCGTTCGCGACAATAATGTCGACCAGGCGCTGCGCGCGCTCAAGAAGAAGCTGCAGCGTGAGGGCGTCTATCGCGAAATGAAGCTGCGTCGCCACTACGAGAAGCCGTCGGAAAAGCGTGCCCGTGAAAAGGCTGCCGCTGTCCGCCGCGCTCGCAAGCTCGAGCGTAAGCGCATGGAACGCGAGGGCGGCCGCTAA
- the lepB gene encoding signal peptidase I: MTDQTPTEAEAARAALPQRTPATRIRDALRAVWREVKGLFWVLLAVLGFHSFIAKPFYIPSESMMPVLLKGDRLVVSKFPYGWSHVSPTIPNPAALFRMIVLGGPAEPWSIVLPPMEGRLFGSMPEYGDIVILTPPGRSDDYIKRVVGLPGDEIELVGGRLFINGDRVPSVGRPPVLIPIDANTPCMPGEGSLVTSNEGQQYCSLPIVRETLPNGVSYDTIDARPNMPNDDYGPIVVPEGHVFVMGDNRDRSSDSRVDIEAGGLGGTVPVERIGGRAEFISFSLDGTTGLNPATWFTSLRDGRSWSSLRGSTGAETSPQQGEE, encoded by the coding sequence GTGACCGACCAGACCCCGACCGAAGCCGAAGCCGCCCGCGCCGCCCTGCCGCAGCGCACCCCTGCCACCCGCATCCGCGATGCGCTGCGCGCCGTCTGGCGCGAGGTGAAAGGGCTGTTCTGGGTGCTGCTCGCCGTGCTCGGCTTCCACAGCTTCATCGCCAAACCTTTCTACATTCCGTCGGAATCGATGATGCCCGTCCTCCTGAAGGGCGACCGGCTGGTGGTCAGCAAATTCCCCTATGGCTGGAGCCATGTCAGCCCGACCATTCCCAATCCGGCGGCACTGTTCCGCATGATCGTACTGGGCGGACCCGCCGAACCGTGGAGCATCGTCCTGCCGCCGATGGAAGGCCGACTGTTCGGGTCGATGCCCGAATATGGCGATATCGTCATCCTCACCCCGCCGGGTCGGTCGGACGATTATATCAAGCGCGTCGTCGGCCTGCCGGGCGACGAGATCGAGCTGGTCGGCGGCCGCCTCTTCATCAATGGCGATCGCGTGCCCAGCGTCGGGCGCCCGCCCGTGCTCATCCCGATCGACGCCAACACGCCCTGCATGCCGGGCGAGGGCAGCCTCGTCACCAGCAATGAAGGCCAGCAGTATTGCAGCCTGCCGATCGTGCGCGAGACGCTGCCCAACGGGGTCAGCTACGACACGATCGATGCGCGGCCCAACATGCCCAATGACGATTATGGGCCAATCGTCGTGCCCGAAGGTCATGTCTTCGTAATGGGCGACAATCGCGACCGTTCCTCGGACAGCCGCGTCGATATCGAGGCCGGCGGCCTTGGCGGCACCGTGCCGGTCGAACGGATCGGCGGACGCGCCGAATTCATCAGCTTCTCGCTCGACGGCACGACCGGTCTCAATCCGGCGACATGGTTCACCAGCTTGCGCGACGGGCGTAGCTGGTCCAGCCTGCGCGGCAGCACGGGCGCGGAAACGAGCCCGCAACAGGGGGAAGAGTAA
- a CDS encoding AI-2E family transporter yields the protein MSSQPEEQTAGPTEISDPRLRFELKRAIVWLGLALLIVGVITLAAPLLLIIAGMVFAVLLDGGVRLLGRILPIARGWRLAIVVLSFFAFLGWVGWYAGTSFFSQFAQLRDVVVGQAERLFAMADDMGLVSGLSVDSVSGQVVSSVGRVTSILGTAIGAVTASILIIVIGIFIAAEPRLYDRGVAWMLPKRSRPTFYEISDHMGWAVRRLLAGRLLGMVIEGIFTYVMLTLVAQMIGLDSFPLAALLALLTGLLAFIPNIGAIVSGLLMVAVGFSQGQSEGFYAIFVYLFVQNFDGYVVIPMIAKKTVDLAPALVLAAQIIFGTLFGILGLLLADPIIAAIKAALEEYSRQRDKGELNEAAAEPAPE from the coding sequence ATGTCCAGCCAGCCGGAAGAGCAGACCGCAGGGCCGACCGAGATCAGTGATCCGCGGCTCCGCTTCGAACTGAAGCGCGCGATCGTCTGGCTGGGGCTGGCTCTCCTCATCGTCGGCGTCATCACGCTGGCCGCGCCCCTGCTTCTTATCATTGCGGGGATGGTGTTTGCGGTCCTGCTCGATGGCGGCGTGCGCCTGCTTGGTCGCATCCTCCCTATCGCGCGCGGCTGGCGACTCGCCATTGTCGTGCTGAGCTTCTTCGCTTTCCTGGGCTGGGTCGGCTGGTATGCCGGCACCAGCTTCTTCAGCCAGTTCGCCCAGCTGCGCGACGTGGTTGTCGGACAGGCCGAGCGACTTTTCGCCATGGCCGACGATATGGGCCTCGTCTCCGGCCTTTCGGTCGACAGTGTCAGCGGGCAGGTGGTGAGCTCGGTCGGACGCGTCACCTCGATCCTCGGCACCGCCATCGGCGCGGTGACCGCCTCGATCCTGATCATCGTCATCGGCATCTTCATCGCTGCCGAGCCGCGCCTCTACGACCGCGGCGTTGCCTGGATGTTGCCCAAGCGCAGCCGTCCGACCTTCTATGAAATCAGCGACCATATGGGCTGGGCCGTGCGCCGCCTGTTGGCCGGCCGCCTGCTCGGCATGGTGATCGAGGGGATCTTCACCTACGTCATGCTGACCTTGGTCGCGCAGATGATCGGACTCGACAGCTTCCCGCTCGCGGCCTTGCTCGCCCTGCTTACCGGCCTGCTCGCCTTCATTCCCAATATCGGCGCCATCGTGTCCGGCCTGCTGATGGTCGCGGTCGGGTTCAGCCAGGGGCAGAGCGAGGGCTTCTACGCTATTTTCGTCTATCTCTTCGTCCAGAATTTCGACGGCTATGTCGTCATCCCGATGATCGCCAAGAAGACGGTCGACCTCGCCCCGGCGCTGGTGCTGGCCGCGCAGATCATCTTCGGGACGTTGTTCGGCATCCTTGGCCTGCTGCTCGCCGATCCGATCATCGCCGCGATCAAGGCGGCGCTGGAGGAATATTCGCGTCAGCGCGACAAGGGCGAATTGAACGAGGCCGCGGCCGAGCCCGCGCCAGAATAG